A stretch of DNA from Peromyscus maniculatus bairdii isolate BWxNUB_F1_BW_parent chromosome 7, HU_Pman_BW_mat_3.1, whole genome shotgun sequence:
ccaccatgtgCATTCTTTTTTCAGGAAGCCACTGGTACATGCTTTAATTTAAGTGAGATAAGAGGCAGGGAGGAAAACCAgagaaagaattaataaaatatccaGCCACATTGGGGAAGGCAATAGGCCTTAATGAGGAAGCTACAACTGCTGGTCTCATAAACTGACATGAACAGATATGGTAAATGGACCTGTCAGCTCTCCTTCTAAATAACTGTGTTTGTCTCCAAAGATCAGCAGGGCTGCTCACTTTTTGCAGTGGGAAGTGGTAGCTGCTGAGATTCATAGCTTGTCATAGGAGAACCACAAATAGGACATCTGTATTACTACTtccaaggcccagggaacatGGCAGAGGAGAAGTTGGGAAGAATGGAAGAgctcagggtgggggtggagtgctGTGAAATACTATTATCTGGGGACAACATGACTATTGCACTTTGAACTCATGGCAGTTTTGCTTATCTGGGGAGAGACTCGTGAGACTCCATTCCTCTCTAGCATTCATAAGCTTAGTAGCTGTTGGGTAAAGGAGAGAtgttttcttcatgtctgtaAATAATCTTTCAAAGATGCTCCTCTTAGCAACCATGATTGTGGTAGTTTGCgtgtaattggcccccatcatctcatagggagtggcactattaggaggtgtggctttgttggagtagatatggtcttgttggaggaagtgtgtcagtgtgagggagggctttgaggtctctttttcttccctcagTGTGTCAGTtaatcaacttcctgttgcctgtaagatgtaacACTCTCAGCCCCAGGACCACATCTGCCTGGgaagctgccatgcttcccttcatgatcataatggactgaacctctgaaactgtaaggcagccaccttcaattaaatgtttctttataagagttgtcgtggtcatggtgtttcttcacagcaacagtaaacCCTAACACTGATGAAACTTACTGAGCTGTACATACACAAGATGTAAAAGTAGAAgtcatgggccgggcggtggtggcgcacgcctttaatcccagcactcgggaggcagagccaggcggatctctgtgagttcgaggccagcctgggctaccaagtgagctccaggaaaggcgcaaagctacacagagaaaccctgtctcgaaaaacccaaaaaaaaaaaaaaaaaaaaaaaaaaaaaaaaaaaagtagaagtcaTGGAATAGTTGAGAAGGTGATCAATGGAGTGGAGGAtaagagagaggaatggggtgAGTATGATCGGAGCACATTGTATATGTGGAAGAAAATGTCACAACAAAGCCAATTATTGTGTATAATTATTACatggtaataaaaatttaatatattctGCCACAGAATAGAAGAATGGAAAAGAAGGATCCatcttttgaattttaattttttctgtccTTAGTACTTGGTTATCCAGTGGGCTTTACTAACAACCCAATCACATGCTGATGTTGATAAACAGGTTTTATTTGTtcactttttattgattttggaaCAGGAAGGGGCTTTAGAAAAAAGGTGCTTTTCCTCTTACACATAGAAGGCAGAGTCATATGTCTGAAGTCCTTCTATGTAGTGTGGTCCTCAGGATGTCCTTGTGGAGAAGCCATCCCATCATCCAGATGTTGGAGCACAGAGCCCAGAAGCTTCTAAAACCTCTCATTGCACATGTCATAGCCCCGGCAGCATCTGAAGTCCACCAGATAGCGGCCCCACCTTATTTTATTCACATTAGCACAGTTCTTTAAGCAGCCCATGAAGTTTAACCAGAGGGTACCGTCCCCTGCAGAACAGGGAAGAGCAGATCAGCAAACCCAGGAAAGGCATCTGTAAATcagcttctctccagcccacgcTGGCATCTAAAAACTACCATGTGGAGTTTACGCTCCATTATTCAGATATGAAGGATTGGAAGGCATTGGAAGGTGGTGgctccccaaaagaaaaagactatAGTGGCGCAGTTTTAAGATTTTGTTGGAGGTAGGAAGGCCATGAGAGAAGTGTGTCAGGGATTAACCACAGTGGGAGGTTTCCGCTGAGAATCTCAAGGCTTGGGTATCACTGAGGATAGGaaactagagaaaccctgtctaaccTTATTTAAAAGGAGATGCAACCAGGGCATATCATTGACACTGCCCCCCCgcagccccacccccaaccccaccctgtCTCCATAGCCTGGAGCCATTCTTGAAAAAGCCTGGGCAGGTACACAGAGAGCTGCTTTTGTTACCAACTCGCTGCTCTCCAGGGAGTGAGAATTATGTCCATCCAGTCACCTGCATTCTGCCCCGTCTGTTCTCTCCAGGCTTCTTACTGTTGCCTTGAGCTTTGCTTCAGTGGCCACTTGCATTTCTCTTTTATCATAGTGAATTCTGGGAGTGATATTACCAGCTACCTCGGGAGCGAGGCTGTCTATAGTGACCGGAAGTTCCTCTGTGTTCATGCCCAAGGCCCACACATCCGGCttcctcttccccatcttccttccttaCCCCACCACTTACTTTTGAAGATCTTTCCAAACATGCAGGCCTCTTCTGCTGTGGCCGTACATATTCCTCTTCCTCTAGAGCACTTTTCCCCGGGGAACTGGAGGTGGCACATTCTACACTGCACAATCTCCACGACTCGAAGAGAGACATGAGAGATGATTCTACTAGGAAAGAGCCCATCTCCCGCTTCCGGTTCGAAGCATGCTTAGGGCTGGAAGGCATTGCCGGCGTGTCCCTGGCCCCAGACCCCACCAAAGCATGGGCATGTGCCGCCATTAGAATCGGTGAAACCAGAAGAGTGACCTGAGTTCACGGCCTCAGAAGCTCCAGCTTGGAAGGTGGTGGGGATGGAACGGGGAAGCAGAATGAAAAGAGAAGCATAGTGCCAAGGTGGCCCGGCTAGGGTTGCTTGGTACTCACCGTTATTTTCACCAACGACTACTTTATCATCTGTTCAGGTGAGATAAAGAGAAAAAGCCTTCACTCTGTCTGAGATTTACCTTCCCTTGCACTCCCCTCCCTCAGGCTCATCCTGCATTCTAGCTTGGTGTgtggagagttttttttttcttctattaccCCGAAGGTGCTTATGCCGTCTTGTaccatttttcccttttatccTCTTCCCCTCAGATCCTTCTTCCCACCCCTAAGGGAGAGGCATAGACCAGAAGGAAGGGGATCCACACATGGTTTTCACTTCACTGTCGTCTGTCAGTTGAACCCCTGTGATAGTCTCACTTAAGATCGGACCATGAGAACAGACCTCTGAAACCCAGGAGGTTGCTACCCTGGATTGGGCCACCTGGTTTCTGCCAACCCTACGCCCCACTTCTCTGGTCCCTTGCTCTTGTCCCTAGGGTGTCAGTTGCTGCCCTGCTTCCATGTTAGCCCTACAGACAGCTTCCAGCTTGGCTGTCTCCTGCCAGAAGAGGCTGCTGAATGTGGAGATTATGTCTATTTGTAGTTTACTTtgagctcccagcacccactccacccactcctcctGGAATCTCccttcatctttttcttcttcttcttcattttcacaCCCGTTTCTACTCACATGTGTCAACCTCATGTGCGAATGACGCAGAGAAAACTGTTGAAAAAGCAAAAGGACAAAAGTCATACTCTCTGCAGGGTGTCCTTTTCCAGCCCCCATTTCACAGCTTCTAGGAATCTCTCGGTCTGTTAGTAAATCATCTACTTCCTCCTACGAGCAAAAGGGCTTTGGTTAAGGTCCCAGTGACCTGATACAGGGTGAGCAGAAGGCACACAGGGGCTGCTCTTTCTGCTGGGTTGCCCCAGCTGGCCTTCATCATGGGAGTTCCCACTCATTCCTAGATCCTGGACATATCTCACACTGGTGACTCTTGGGACTCACCCCTCAGGCGGCAGAGTAAGATGAGACATCCCATTAAGTAAGACTTGcccatttgggaggcagaaaggtTCAAGTTGGGACAGGACGTGTCACTATTTATATATACCTGGGAGGCTGGCTTCTTTAGAGGAGTTAGGGGGTGGGACAGTGAGGAAGTCACTGAAAATCATACCCTGGTCCTAGAAAAATCAGTGACTCTTATTTTCTTTGTAACTTGCGGGGAGAGAGACTGGTTAGAAAACTCCTGGACTTGATTGATTCCACCTCTCAGGATTTCTGATACACACCAGGTAGCTGTTTCCCTGGGATCACCTCTGTCCTACTAAGGCCTCTAAGTCTCATCATTTAGGGTTcaagtgtgcacatacatgtactacCAGGCCTGGCCAGTATAAGTCCTTATCTGGTCTCCTACAGAGATTTTTCCTTTGGTGCCTGAGCTCTTTGCTTCTGTCTTCAGTACAATCCTTTTGATCATTAAgagttttgcatttttattgaaatttatcAAGTTGTATTAGGTCAAAGTTTCTCTAGTAGTGTGCGTCACAATTCACCAGTTATTCTGGCTTCTAGACAAAGATCTACAGAGACAaactttcttaaagaaaataaacgtatgaaagataaaaatgttttcaaggtGGGATGCAACTGCCTGCAAGAAGACAAAGCAATATACAGAAATACAATGGAGCCAATTTGTACCCCGCCCCCAAGTGCATGGAAACACAGGGAAATGGCAAGGATTTTTAACCTCCTGTTTTCAACCTGTACAAAGGAGAACATACATACCACACTTgattcctttgtttatttataagtGTGAATAAAGACACTGTTCCAACCATACAAAAAGAGTTTCTAACCCTTTTATAGCCATCCTGcagcgcgcgcacatgcacacacacacacatacacacacacacacacacggggggggggatgaagggagggaggtaacacacatatacagacacacacaaagagagagaaggggagggaggaaggtagggagagaggaagggagagaagaagaagaagaagaagaagaagaagaagaagaagaagaagaagaagaagaagaagaagaagaagaagaagagatagAGGTATCATGCATGATCTGGTAGTTAATGTTAGTAAttattagaataaaagaaaatgttattgaCAATAGCCAAGTGAACTCAGGGGTACTTGGTGAATTGAAGCCATGAAAATGGATGTAGTTTCTGAACTTATTGTTAGTCAATAAATTCTCACACAGAGGGAAGAAACAGATCTATCCACCCATTTTTAGCGTATCTCATCCATATTTAAAAGATGGATCCAAGGAAATaccaagatggctccgtgggtaaggtgcttgctgtcaagcctgaggacctgagttcaagcctcagaGTCCACATGGCGGACATATGGAACTGACCCTGAGAGCTGTCTCCTAACACAACTGTGCAGTAGGACATGCAAGCTCTCCTCTCCCtgacagaacaaataaataatggaaataaGTGAGTAAAATAATAGAATTGTCAAATTAAAatcttttgttaaatttattcggctaatatgcatgtgtatatatgtatgtatgtattctcatacatacatatgtagggcattctttttcttttcctttcctttttttggtctttgagacaggatttctctgtgtaacagctctggctgtcctggaacttgcttggttgACCAGTCTAGCCTCacgctcacagagatctgcctgcctctgcctctgcctcgtgaggctggcattaaaggcatgtgccgccaccacctggctgtagTGCATTCTTATTACTGTCACCCTTACCCTCTCTTGCCCCCCTGTGGCCCTTATTACTCCTACCCTTCTTTCTACAAAtccctttcccacattcatgtctttttgctttgctttgtgacCCACTGAATTCAGCCAGGGCCGTGTGTTTTCACTGGTTTGGAACTATCCCCTGGAACATGCTGGTCTCACCACTGGCCTCAGAACTTGAAGACACTGGCTGTCCTTCCCTCAGAGTCCATTAGCAGCCACAGCTTGGAAGGCTGGGAGCACATGGGCCACTTCCTGCTCTGTGGTGGGTTGCTGCCAGAGGCAGCCTTGTGCAGTCCTGCCACAGCTATCTACTGGGCTATGAGATCATGATTCCACTAGCTGTATTATGTGTCTAGGGTGAGCACTGGATCATCATAGTCTTAACTCTCATTCTTTTTAGTTTTCTTGCCAACTATCAACTTTCCACACGGCTTCTCAATGCACATATCATTTTGATTAACTTTCCCTTCTcatatacccccccccccctcatttCTCTACTCTCACACCTGGGTAACATTTCCCTCTTGCCAGTATTCCCTGCTCTCTGTCTTCATATCACCTCCATTCTGCGGTTCCACCTCCTTTGAGGCATCTTTCACTCTGATGATCCTCAACTAGTTTCCtggattgttttaaaaatatttattttattttaagttatgcagagatgtgtatgtgagtgcaggtgcctgtggaggttagaagagggtgttgaatcccctggaacttgtggttgtggttgtggttgtggttgtgagctgcttgatgtcTGGGgaacaaattcaggtcctcttaaaagcagtatgtgctcttaactgcaggcCCATTTCCTGCCTTCTAAGAGTTTTCCAAGTTAAACTCACAAACATAAAGGATGGACGCTGGGATCTGCATATGAAAGAGAGTACGAAGGTTTGCCTTTCAGACTTGAGTTGCCTTGCTCAAGATAATTTtgccagttccatctatttacctgcaagtttcatagttttgtttttccttacagtggaataaaattttattgtgtttacttactatatttttcattaaccattcttccattgatggatGGCTGTTTTTTgattgctgctgttgtttgtttgtttgttattaaaTAGATctagggttggtgagatggctcagtggttaaagggaCTTGCCCCATGAGCCTTGtgccatgggttcaatccctggaactcataTAAAGGtggaagtggaaggaggggagagaactgactccataaagttgctctctgacctctacatgctgtagcatgtgtgcatgaacacacacacacacacacacacacacacacacacacacacacacacacacacacacactgtgcacatacacagatacctaataaaaataaatgtattcttcATAAGGTATAGAAAAAGCATAGTTTCGTTGGTGGTGGAAATGTTTTCACAAAGTGACCTTGTTGAGTAGTTCAGTGAGGCTGGTGGTGAGTGGCAGATGGAGGAACGGGATCTCAGTGTGGACAGATTGCCTGAGAGATCATGGAACGAAGAGAAAGAGCCTCAGGTGTTGTTCCAATGCAACGCCTCAGTTTGTTGGAATCTGCCCAGTGCCCAAGGATATCTACTGATGACCCGGGAAGGAAAGAACAACTTCTTCTCCATCAGGGTTTGAAGTAGTGGTCAGATAAGAACAGCCTATCTCATTGTCTCAGCTAAGCAAAGAACACAACTTTGTACAAcgaggaaaaaaacaaagaacaaaaccaaaacaaaactaagtTTCTACTTTTATGGATGATACGCGGGACAGAAATAATCTAGATAATATGTACCTATCCAAGAAAGAACACGCACGTGTCTTTGGGGATCATTCATGTGCACTTTCTTCTGTCATGAGACTACCCAGTGCTCAGACTGTCAGGAACCCCAGAATTGTCCATCGTCTCCACTTCCACAGAGTTCCTTCCTCTTGTGCTGAGGACAGGGGAAGATATTAATGACAGTGAAGTGGCTAGGAGGGAGGTCTGGATTCCAAAGgtgaaaaaaaacacaataatttatttattgttgctaTGATAACATaaggattaaatgaaattatcTGAATTTTCCAATAGAATGTACCAATAAACCTGGATGTCTCCTGAGAACAATTTCTAAAGGTGGCCTTAGCTAAGGAGAAATGAGGGGCTCCTCCACTGTTTCCATGGTAAGTTCAGTGGGAAGGGGAGGTCACAACCAGACACCTCTGCACAGCCTGCCAGCAGATGTCTTGtgagtttctatttccttttcataATTTCAGTGTTAACATTAACATTCTTTATTAGAATTGTTTTAAATTCCTTTAGTCTTTACCTTTAGGTTGTGATCAAAGAAGAAATTTATCAGACAAATAACCTTATGCTTTACCTtaagaaatgacaaaaaaataaaaacaaacaactgaaacCCAGGCCAACAAAAAGAAGATAAGGATAGAGATTTGaactgaaataaatgaaacattaaatGGGAAAACAATAGGGGGTGGACGTGATGGCCTACCGATTAAATGCACACACTGTTCTCACAGAACCCAGGTTGGGTAGCTCACATTCTTCTGTAActacagcttcaggggatctagtgtactcctctggcctccaaaggcacaaCATTTTCATACACGCcctatatatatgcacataattaaaaacaaatgaacaaacttgAGAAGTCAGTGAAAGCAAACATTGGTTCTATCTCATGAAGatacagaaagagggagagaaatataaaattactGACCTTGAGAATGAAAGATGGCATATTATTTCTGACTTTGCAGAAGCAGAAAGGACTCTAAGAATACAATCAACAATCATATACAAATTAGATAACTAGGTGAAATAAACATGTTCCTTGAAAGATGAAATTGCCAAATTTACTCAAGAATAAGCTTAAATTTGAATAGATCTTCAACAAGTAAGTATACCCAACTAACAATCAAAAGAgtttctacaaagaaagttcaGCCCTAAACAGTTCCTTTGGTGGATTCCACCAGATGCTTAATGAAAACTGAGCATCAACCCTTCAAAAACTCAAAAGTACAGACAAGTGGGGAAGTCTTCCCAATTGATTCTATAGGGACAGTGTGGTCCCATTCTTAAACTGTGAAAAAATTAtgggaaaagaaaactgaattttagTAACATTAATTAATATAGCTATAATAAATACCATCAAAAtatctataaatttgattatattcaaatttattaaaatgttacatattttgATAAAAAGGATTTATCACCAGGTTAATTCTGGATATAAAATTCATCATGCAATCTGTATTATTAATAGAATAATTACATAAATAGAATACACTACATGAATAGGATAaacacagcagcaacagcagaaatAGATGAAAGTCCTGTGAAGGGTTTTGAAGTTTGTGGCCCAGGACACTGGAGCACATGCTCTTCCCTCAGCTCACTTGCATTCTTGGAGCTTTTCTCCATTAATGAACTGCCTCAAATTCTGTttattgaagaagaagaagaagaagaagaagaagaagaagaagaagaagaagaagaagaagaagaagaagaagaagaagaagaagacggcTCATAACTggacaacatgaaaagaaaaggagactttGAAATTCTCtgccctaaataggatgtctaTATCACACTCCTTCCCCTTAAGGATCAGGGGTCTCTGCAGAAGAGAAGTTAGAAacaatgtaagagccagaaggtggTAGATGACTCCTAGGACACAATAGAGCCGATGGACATATGAATTCATCGACTTTGACAGGCATGCATAAGACctacacaagctcaagccagCATGGAAGAGGGAAGTGGGCATGAAGGCCCACCCCTATCCAAGAAGCTGATTGctattgatagctgctgggagaaggaaactcAGTCTTCTTCAGTAAAATGACACCAGGGATGTTAACTGCACTCTTGGGTAGGTCCTGTGGTTAGGAATAGTTGAATAGTACAAATTGGActccataattttgtttttacatgaGAGAAAGAACATGTAGTTGGGTATGCAGGGAGGTCATGGAAGTTCAAGGAGAAGTTTGGGGAGGGatgagaatatgatcaaaatatattgtatgaaattctcaaagaaataaaaaatagaaaaagtttaaaaaatatataaatgtcaaGGATGTCACCAGGACGACAGAACAGACTTTTCTAGTGCTCATCCTTCACAAAAACTTCCATGAGTAgccacacaaaaatattttctaaggagGGAAAGATGTGAGGTATAGCACAGAAATCAGTAAGGACAGGTCCATTGCACAGGGTATGAAGTTCAACTTCACATTACCATCCTCACCACCCTCACACAGAGGCAACataggatggagggagggaggggagaggagagaggagaaagggtagAGGGAGATTGGGAAAGGATGAGTATGAATCTCCTTCTGGGGTCAGGAAGATAGACTTAGAACATGCCCCAACAGAGCCCTGCATTAAACCAGCCCTTATGACTCAAACCCCAGGTCTGAGTATTCCATCTTCAGAATCAGGACAAAACTCTCAGCACTGAGATCAGGTCAATGTCCATGGACCCCAGGTCAAGGCTGGCTCCAGACTTCAGGACTGATCCAACACCAGTCTATAGCAAtaactctatagactaggctggcctcaaactcacagagatcctcatacctctggcttctgagtgctgggattaaaggcctgtgctaacACCACCTGGCAACTTTTGAGTGGAAAGACTGAGTGTAACACCACAGAGTTTCTTGGCTATGATGGACAGCATATGTCTTTGGCCTCAGGCCAGCCCCTGTGGACCTATACTCCAGATTAATACCTATGTCCCATGTAACCATTGATCTGTTTTCACTGGAGATGTTTAACCTGCAAGGTATAGTATTTTATATGAAGAGAATCAAATTCTTTTAGTGTCTAGCTTCTTTAACTCCATGTAATATAGTATTTTCATCctagaggaaggaaaaaacatAAACTTATTGTATGCAAAATTCTACAAAAATGTTCATAGAAACTTTATCTGTATCAGCTTCAGTTCTCTGGGAAGAACACTGGTTTTCTCAAATGGTGAATGGATAAATGTGTAAATGAGGAGTGGTTTAATGGAAGATTAtccaacaacaaaagagaatgaACGATTGATAAATTCAACCAGAGTATCATACAGAATTATGACTATGTATTGTATGATTATACCCATGGAATAGTCTCAGAATATCAAATTATATGAGTGGCAAACACCAGTGCTCTGGAGCTGAGTGGAAAGACTGAGTGTAACACCACAGAGTTTCTTGGCTATGATGGACAACACTTGTCTTGCTTTGGGAGGACTttacacatataacacatatgATATATGCTAAAGGAGTATATGTCCAACTGACAAAACACAAGTAGGTTTACATTTAACACTATGGTGTATCTGTTTCCCAGTTTAGAAAATTCTTCATGATGATTGAAGAAGGCATTGTTGAGAAAGCTacaagaaagaacacagaaactCTTCGTCAActttgtacaatttttttttttgagacaggctttctttgtgtagccttgactgtcctggaactaactctatagactaggctggcctcaaactcacagagatcctcatacCTCtggtttctgagtgctgggattaaaggcatgtgctaacaccaCCTGGCAACTTTTGCAAttcttaagaaatttaaaaatcaactttaaaaaattgaTGTATTTATATGATTGAATTCTTGGTCAACAGTCATGATTTGTTTCTCCATTTATCTTGATTTTTCTTATCCCTGTTACTTACCCCCCAGAGTATTTATCCAGCTTAGATTTCTTTGTAGATCCTTGGGAAATTGTTCCAGGAACAGCCTGGGATGCAGCACATGCTGTTAGAACCAGAACATCTACTTCTTGGGGCCTTGAACTGAGGATGCTTTGATGATAAAATCCAGATGGGCACCATATGAGAGAAAAAATGCTTAATCAGGCAAGAATAGAGATCAGGCACACTCAAACAAGCAGCACTAGATAGAAGTCTCCACAGCATTCAGAGGTGGGTGGAGATGGGAAAGAAGCTGTGAGTACATTCGGGAGATACAGTCaaaccaaagaaaagcaaaacatctCTGTCCCTCCAAAGACTGAAACATGCATCCAAAAGATACAGCCTTTTCTTCTAGGCTAAGAAATGGCCTGAGCACGTATTATGTTCATATGTACTACCTAAAAAGTAAAACTAGTTTGCTCAGTGCTGGGTTCAAACTCAAGGTCTATATATGCCAGTGGAGTTCCCCATCACCGTGCAATGCTCCCAGCCCTAGACAGTGAGTTTCTTGtaacatctctctctttctctccatcccaTAGAATGGTCTAATGTACCTCCAGTTACTCTTCGAGTTTGGCTTATTTCTGTTACACTTGGATTGGTTGCCACCAAGTACTCAGGTCTCTATAGTTCTAAAAATTAATGTAATAGTCAAGATATTAAAATTGGAAGCCTATGGaaacatctattttatttttttattgtgaatttaGTTTTGACCATCCTATTTTCCATCTGTTTGCTATTCTGTTTCTTATCCCACCTCTTGTCACTCACTGCCACCACTCTGGCTTTATAATGTGTGGTTTGGTTTAGAAGTAGTTTGGATCTctgagagtgagtgagagaaatagtcttctgaGGGAGAAGCATGTCAACTGATTATCCAGTactaaatggtcagctctgaaaacatatatacaagtaacattatacagaccaagCAGGTTTTACCTTATATATTtaggagtgtttgtgtgtgtgtgtgtttgtgtgtgtgtgtgtgtgtgtgtgtgtgtgtgtgtgtattccactTACTTTCAATATTTCTTAGGTGTCTGTCgttctttgtgtaggactgaggcctcatgggctttcccccatccacattAGCATATCTATTACTGTTCTTGTTCAGTTCACATTGAGGCAGCCATATTGG
This window harbors:
- the Pate1 gene encoding prostate and testis expressed protein 1 isoform X1 codes for the protein MSGNSHDEGQLGQPSRKSSPCVPSAHPVSVFSASFAHEVDTYDKVVVGENNVVEIVQCRMCHLQFPGEKCSRGRGICTATAEEACMFGKIFKRDGTLWLNFMGCLKNCANVNKIRWGRYLVDFRCCRGYDMCNERF
- the Pate1 gene encoding prostate and testis expressed protein 1 isoform X2, which translates into the protein MGKSYLMGCLILLCRLRVFSASFAHEVDTYDKVVVGENNVVEIVQCRMCHLQFPGEKCSRGRGICTATAEEACMFGKIFKRDGTLWLNFMGCLKNCANVNKIRWGRYLVDFRCCRGYDMCNERF